Proteins from a genomic interval of Megalopta genalis isolate 19385.01 unplaced genomic scaffold, iyMegGena1_principal scaffold0037, whole genome shotgun sequence:
- the sano gene encoding CABIT domain-containing protein serrano: MAATDGQIVVAAARWAEEATYLREFVSKYRLPAVIKITKGQYGGLGVPTLPAPSLQSTALLVSAGRRRKIVAQAVKIKEGRRVVGVGPRLAIPDSYAGYFEILSEEGRAVRGIESVSELCRRCPEEGALVRETVRGIACRVDDDTGIVVPEGTRTLAAGETIVTAGEVSLPGRGRFLRCVDCRGDSVLLGMEQRGRFSALAREDNISGVHTARALLSKRLPLTVRLVHGQPPRGLKSSSQFVPELRLLSTFEEEHVFALPLQREGAAVALPLAAPLKLVKARNEEALRSMQEFTRLVDRASRLVADVADRAHVLDGRLGESKPSRQTRSGTGFLRRSSTNSDNGPNLNHHRNNAGHHHHHHHYHSNGHQASSGPGHAGYRDENRVPPSACTEEYDEIDQIYDYVRGFAPLPKSVRSPYESPLPANQGPSPPLTPVTVTVAPLLDDRPEPPPIETIPTKKIQAEKRTRRAVKEAPQPRAEKPPLAKLYVKNSGTQRGRPLMRQKSASPLKEMPPGYKGGSPLFNIRYKSLTNLQQAMELDGTLDSSHSGGRTSGDSGAGAKLPEKRSRRLSRPRSLTNLVWELRGGSGLGCTRPETPPPATAAPLPPTKCGPRLAVTVVAPRRVGTLYL; this comes from the exons ATGGCCGCGACGGACGGTCAGATCGTGGTCGCGGCGGCCCGGTGGGCCGAGGAGGCGACCTACCTTCGTGAATTCGTGTCGAAGTATCGGCTGCCAGCGGTGATCAAGATCACGAAGGGCCAGTACGGCGGGCTCGGCGTGCCGACGCTGCCGGCGCCCAGCTTGCAGAGCACCGCGTTGCTGGTGTCGGCGGGCCGCCGCCGTAAGATCGTCGCGCAGGCGGTGAAGATCAAGGAGGGCCGCCGCGTGGTCGGGGTCGGGCCGCGGCTGGCGATCCCGGACTCGTACGCCGGCTACTTCGAGATCCTGAGCGAAGAGGGCAGAGCGGTCCGCGGCATCGAGTCGGTCAGCGAGCTGTGCCGGCGGTGCCCGGAAGAGGGCGCGCTGGTGCGGGAGACGGTGCGCGGGATCGCCTGCCGAGTGGACGACGACACGGGTATAGTGGTGCCGGAGGGGACGCGGACGCTGGCCGCGGGGGAGACGATCGTGACGGCGGGCGAGGTGAGCCTGCCGGGCCGCGGCCGATTCCTGCGCTGCGTCGACTGCCGCGGCGACAGCGTGCTGCTCGGTATGGAACAACGCGGCCGGTTCAGCGCGTTGGCGCGCGAGGATAACATCAGCGGCGTGCACACCGCCCGGGCGTTGCTCAGCAAACGGCTGCCGTTGACGGTGCGGCTGGTACACGGCCAGCCACCCAGGGGACTGAAGTCGTCCTCCCAGTTCGTCCCGGAGCTCAGGCTGCTCTCGACCTTCGAGGAGGAGCACGTGTTCGCGCTGCCGCTGCAACGGGAGGGCGCGGCGGTGGCGCTTCCGCTCGCCGCACCCCTCAAATTGGTGAAAGCGCGGAACGAGGAGGCGCTGCGGTCGATGCAGGAGTTCACCAGGCTGGTGGACCGGGCCTCGCGGCTGGTCGCCGACGTCGCCGACCGGGCCCACGTGCTCGACGGCCGCCTCGGCGAGAGCAAGCCGTCCAGGCAGACCAGAAGCGGTACCGGCTTCCTCAGGCGGTCCTCCACCAACTCGGACAACGGGCCGAACCTGAACCATCACAGGAACAACGCCGGGCACCATCATCACCACCATCACTACCACAGCAACGGGCATCAGGCCTCATCGGGCCCGGGACACGCGGGCTACAGGGACGAGAACCGCGTGCCGCCGTCCGCCTGCACCGAGGAGTACGACGAGATCGATCAGATCTACGATTACGTGCGCGGCTTCGCGCCGCTGCCGAAGAGCGTCAGGTCCCCGTACGAGAGCCCCCTGCCGGCGAACCAGGGCCCCAGCCCGCCCCTGACCCCGGTCACCGTCACCGTCGCGCCGCTCCTCGACGACAGACCAGAGCCGCCGCCCATCGAGACCATACCGACCAAGAAGATCCAGGCGGAGAAGAGGACGAGGCGCGCGGTCAAAGAGGCGCCCCAGCCGAGGGCCGAGAAGCCGCCGCTCGCCAAGCTCTACGTGAAGAACAGCGGCACACAGAGGGGCCGTCCGCTGATGAGGCAGAAGAGCGCCTCGCCTCTGAAGGAGATGCCGCCCGGTTACAAGGGCGGCTCGCCGTTATTCAACATACGGTACAAGAGCCTGACCAATCTGCAGCAGGCCATGGAGCTGGACGGCACGCTGGACTCCAGCCATTCCGGGGGCAGGACGTCGGGGGACTCTGGTGCTGGCGCTAAGCTGCCGGAAAAAAG ATCGCGGCGTCTGAGCAGACCGCGTTCACTGACGAACCTGGTGTGGGAGCTACGCGGCGGAAGCGGACTTGGCTGCACCAGACCGGAAACCCCGCCGCCAGCAACAGCAGCTCCACTGCCGCCGACTAAATGCGGACCTCGCCTGGCTGTCACCGTGGTGGCACCGCGACGCGTCGGCACGCTCTACCTCTAA